The Saccharomycodes ludwigii strain NBRC 1722 chromosome II, whole genome shotgun sequence genome window below encodes:
- the MRA1 gene encoding Mra1p (similar to Saccharomyces cerevisiae YPR010C-A | putative protein of unknown function), with protein MRPAQVLMNSANKAKKGGINIPVELTPLFAAMGIAIASACYFTYKKFRYDDTLRVSHNPELSVAKEVIDKK; from the coding sequence atgagACCAGCTCAAGTTTTGATGAATTCTGCCAATAAGGCCAAGAAAGGTGGTATTAACATTCCAGTCGAGTTAACCCCATTATTCGCTGCCATGGGTATTGCTATTGCCTCTGCTTGTTATTTTACTTACAAGAAATTTAGATATGATGACACATTAAGGGTTTCCCATAACCCAGAATTATCTGTTGCCAAGGAAGTTATTGACAAGAAATGA
- the VMA7 gene encoding H(+)-transporting V1 sector ATPase subunit F (similar to Saccharomyces cerevisiae YGR020C | VMA7 | Vacuolar Membrane Atpase), with amino-acid sequence MSSSSTGQAEKRNIIAVIGDEDTTTGLLLAGVGQIAPNQTAEQDDSVAQDRSNTDTKHKNEDIGDNMGKNFFVYREGKTTKQELEEIFQLFTQKRKDISLLLINQFVADKIRHSVDSYTNAFPAILEIPSKDHPYNPEKDSVLKRVKKLFGE; translated from the coding sequence ATGTCTAGTTCTTCAACAGGTCAAGCAGAAAAACGTAATATAATAGCCGTTATAGGAGATGAAGATACTACTACTGGCTTATTATTAGCAGGTGTAGGCCAAATAGCACCAAATCAAACAGCAGAACAAGATGATTCCGTCGCTCAAGATCGTAGCAATACTGATacaaaacataaaaatgaGGATATTGGAGACAACATGgggaaaaatttttttgtatatagAGAGGGGAAAACTACTAAGCAGGAATTAGAAGAAATCTTTCAGTTGTTCACCCAAAAAAGGAAGGACATTTCGTTATTATTGATCAATCAATTTGTTGCTGATAAAATTAGGCATTCAGTCGATTCATATACTAATGCTTTCCCTGCTATCCTGGAAATTCCATCCAAAGACCATCCTTATAACCCAGAGAAAGATTCTGTTTTGAAAAgagttaaaaaattgtttggAGAATGA
- a CDS encoding uncharacterized protein (similar to Saccharomyces cerevisiae YGR109W-B | retrotransposon genes): MRSITQDVVIRMPGEDIPEETKEGRIPIERITSKRSFTMFVEETSCVSTVAPQSMQELIALVMRGLPIKKHKTSKRCGITKRVTTAAPHHDTTIHQKDVPTSAALTNMTTAAKHSVETSLQKDTYLGNVASPIDDVVKNDDFMYSNIPCVTENHKTGDIEERRDLEDLPLVFLVQEEPLVGKKLVINCEIKRKKVQALCDTGSPTSFVDAKLVEKLGLKEKPCNTFTFKGAVSETTETCVSFVKVPMKINDKRIMISAYVVKKFRYELLIGNPVIKLHSDVFKELIDVKNEDMYLVDMITDDKEKQIEQDAEFLCRICPIDIRNEKENELDGFEKLPEGLRKRFQTHVTNELPGNPGPENFEYNIVLKEGFNPPELYPYRLTPKMEQECRKILEDLIKKGFVSESNAACGAPIILVRKKDQTWRLVVDYRELNKGIVNESFPIPSITELFAKVGDAKVFTTLDLHSGYHQLRLNEKSKDLTSFTTPFGHFRYEVLPFGIKTAPKNFSRFMSKLLDGIENVYVYLDDILIATRDKTEHYKILEKVLEKLKSNNLYCKRSKCHFVKDKVNYLGHVLTAEGLSVDENKISAIKKLTMPSTIKGMQTFLGLANYYRKFISKFSELSQPLYDFASKKAKLGEKQRIAFEKLKEALTSTQVLVPFVEGDHYELTSDASLHHVGGVLERYENGKLKGVIGYFSKHLSETQSRYPVGEIELLGIILNLKHFRYYLHGRKFTLNTDHSSLLSFRNKTEPHLRLARWLDYLGEYTFELRYIKGTKNVVADCLSRPEEILPIVELDSINPKDWFEDLLKDPWSAAILVTLDSKFREKVKCKDKRQYETLLLKFGRSKLIKERYSYEDKTLLYEKRICVPNNRRRELLHAFHDSMLQGGHFGVAATTEKIADKFYFPKLHKYVERYIRHCLNCQLNKKTANTTQGMLKPLPVASGRWQDLSIDFITGLPPSRRHNDMIMVVVDRFSKRSHWIAMKKTANSKDILQYLYRYIFAMHGFPRTIVSDRDIRFTASVYEELTKRLGIKLLFSSSNHPQTDGQTEAVNKIVNRLLRTFCSQDQDYWDVYLPHMEFCYNSTPVTSTGISPFQADIGYTPNTPLLDTTNELDTRNFNATKMTKHLKALSLRINDSLQLRQEQMEETTNAKRKEIDFHIGEYALLHRDAYFTGGRYLKVQSIYLGPFKIVKVGTNVVELDLPSSFKKHRTINIKWIKHFYNDPEKYPKQLPRTKEERIHRITEITAIIGYETTTGNYYCKMLDVNPELTATYEKEEINLLPSSRLNSLLANYKQLLTETSN, encoded by the coding sequence ATGCGATCGATAACACAAGACGTGGTTATTCGAATGCCGGGAGAAGATATACCGGAAGAGACAAAGGAGGGAAGAATTCCTATAGAAAGGATAACTTCCAAGAGAAGTTTTACAATGTTTGTAGAAGAAACAAGTTGTGTTTCAACTGTGGCTCCCCAGAGCATGCAAGAGCTAATTGCCCTGGTAATGCGAGGCCTTCCTATTAAGAAACACAAGACAAGTAAACGATGTGGTATAACTAAGAGAGTTACTACCGCAGCCCCACACCATGATACTACTATACATCAAAAAGATGTTCCTACTTCCGCTGCACTTACTAATATGACTACTGCAGCTAAACATTCTGTCGAGACTTCACTTCAAAAGGATACCTATTTGGGTAACGTTGCTTCTCCTATTGATGATGTTGTAAAGAATGATGATTTTATGTATTCCAATATACCTTGCGTGACAGAAAATCACAAGACGGGTGATATTGAGGAGAGGAGAGATTTGGAAGATCTTCCTCTAGTGTTCTTAGTTCAAGAAGAACCATTAGTTGGTAAGAAATTGGTTATCAATTGTGagattaaaagaaaaaaggtaCAAGCTTTGTGCGATACAGGTAGTCCTACTTCGTTTGTAGATGCGAAGCTAGTTGAAAAGTTAGGGTTAAAAGAGAAACCTTGTAATACATTTACGTTTAAAGGTGCGGTAAGTGAAACAACAGAAACCTGTGTATCGTTTGTCAAAGTACCAATGAAAATTAACGATAAGAGAATAATGATTTCTGCTTATGTGGTTAAGAAATTCCGATATGAGTTATTGATCGGTAACCCAGTTATAAAGTTACACAGTGACGTGTTTAAAGAACTGATTGATGTCAAAAACGAAGATATGTATTTGGTAGATATGATAACTGATGACAAAGAGAAACAAATAGAACAAGACGCCGAGTTCTTGTGTAGAATATGCCCTATTGACATAAggaatgaaaaagaaaacgaGTTGGATGGATTTGAGAAGTTACCAGAAGGTCTAAGGAAAAGATTTCAGACCCATGTTACTAATGAACTTCCAGGAAATCCAGGCCCAGAAAATTTTGAGTATAATATTGTATTGAAAGAAGGTTTTAATCCACCAGAATTATACCCGTACAGGTTAACGCCCAAGATGGAGCAAGAATGTAGAAAGATTCTAGAGGACCTCATCAAGAAAGGATTTGTGTCAGAATCTAATGCTGCCTGCGGAGCGCCTATTATATTAGTACGTAAAAAGGATCAAACATGGAGATTAGTTGTTGACTATAGAGAATTGAATAAAGGTATTGTAAATGAAAGTTTCCCAATTCCTTCGATCACTGAACTATTCGCGAAAGTTGGTGATGCAAAGGTATTTACAACTCTAGATTTACACTCAGGATACCATCAATTAAGGTTGAACGAGAAGTCAAAGGACTTAACGTCGTTCACGACACCCTTTGGTCATTTTAGATATGAAGTATTACCGTTTGGTATTAAAACGGCCCCAAAGAATTTTAGTAGATTTATGAGTAAATTATTAGATGGAATCGAGAATGTATACGTCTATTTAGATGATATATTGATTGCCACAAGAGACAAAACTGAACACTACAAAATACTAGAGAAAGTATTAGAGAAACTTAAGAGTAATAATTTGTACTGTAAAAGGTCAAAATGTCATTTTGTAAAAGACAAAGTAAATTATTTAGGTCATGTTTTAACTGCTGAAGGTTTAAGtgttgatgaaaataagaTTAGTGCTATTAAAAAGCTAACTATGCCAAGCACTATAAAAGGTATGCAAACGTTCTTAGGATTAGCGAACTATTATAGGAAATTCATAAGCAAATTTAGTGAATTATCACAACCGTTATATGATTTTGCATCCAAGAAAGCAAAATTAGGAGAAAAGCAAAGAATTGCGTTTGAGAAACTAAAAGAAGCATTAACGTCAACTCAAGTATTAGTGCCATTTGTGGAAGGAGACCATTATGAATTAACATCTGATGCTAGTTTACATCATGTTGGAGGTGTGTTAGAAAGATATGAGAATGGAAAGTTAAAAGGTGTAATTGGATACTTCTCAAAACATTTAAGTGAAACACAATCTAGATATCCAGTTGGAGAAATAGAACTATTAGGTATCATATTGAATCTTAAACATTTCAGATACTATTTGCATGGTAGAAAGTTTACGCTTAATACTGATCACTCTTCGTTGCTATCGTTTAGAAATAAGACAGAGCCCCATCTAAGATTAGCACGATGGTTAGATTATTTAGGAGAATATACGTTTGAATTACGATATATCAAAGGAACAAAAAACGTAGTTGCTGATTGCCTATCTCGCCCAGAAGAAATATTACCAATTGTAGAACTAGACAGTATAAATCCTAAAGATTGGTTtgaagatttattaaaagaccCATGGTCTGCTGCAATCTTAGTTACCCTAGATTCAAAGTTTAGAGAAAAGGTAAAGTGTAAAGACAAAAGACAATATGAAACGTTGTTACTGAAATTTGGTAGATCAAAGTTGATTAAAGAACGCTACTCTTATGAAGATAAAACTCTTTTATATGAAAAACGTATTTGTGTGCCAAATAACAGAAGAAGAGAATTATTACATGCTTTCCATGATTCAATGTTACAAGGAGGACACTTTGGTGTCGCTGCCACCACGGAAAAAATTGCagataaattttatttcccGAAATTACATAAGTATGTGGAACGATATATTAGACACTGTTTGAATTGCCAATTGAACAAGAAGACTGCCAATACTACTCAAGGCATGTTAAAACCACTACCCGTTGCCTCAGGTCGTTGGCAAGATTTGtctattgattttattacGGGACTCCCACCGTCACGACGACATAATGATATGATTATGGTAGTTGTCGATCGATTTTCGAAAAGATCACATTGGATTGCGATGAAGAAAACAGCTAACTCTAAAGATATACTTCAATATTTATACCGATATATCTTTGCAATGCACGGTTTCCCACGAACGATTGTATCTGATAGAGATATCCGTTTTACTGCTTCCGTATATGAAGAGTTAACGAAACGATTAggaattaaattattgttcAGTTCAAGTAATCACCCACAAACAGATGGACAAACTGAAGCTGTGAATAAGATAGTAAACCGTCTATTAAGAACATTTTGTAGTCAAGATCAGGATTACTGGGATGTATATTTACCCCATATGGaattttgttataattCAACTCCGGTTACGAGTACTGGTATTTCACCATTTCAAGCTGATATTGGTTATACACCAAATACACCGTTGTTAGATACAACTAATGAACTAGATACAAGAAACTTTAATGCTACAAAAATGACTAAACATTTGAAAGCTTTATCATTACGTATTAATGATTCATTACAGTTAAGACAGGAACAAATGGAAGAAACTACAAATgctaaaagaaaagaaattgattTTCACATTGGAGAATATGCTTTATTGCATAGAGATGCTTATTTTACAGGGGGAAGATATTTGAAAGTAcaatcaatttatttaggTCCATTTAAGATCGTCAAAGTAGGTACAAATGTTGTAGAATTAGACTTACCatcaagttttaaaaaacacCGTACTATCAATATAAAATGgattaaacatttttacaATGACCCAGAAAAATACCCAAAACAATTACCAAGAacgaaagaagaaagaatacACAGAATCACAGAAATTACAGCCATCATAGGTTATGAAACAACAACAggaaattattattgtaagATGTTAGATGTCAATCCCGAACTAACTGCCACTTAcgaaaaagaggaaatcAACTTATTACCCAGTTCTCGCTTGAACTCTTTATTAGCAAACTATAAACAATTGCTAACCGAGACTTCAAATTAA
- a CDS encoding uncharacterized protein (similar to Saccharomyces cerevisiae YPR011C | mitochondrial transporter), translating into MSNQKHEDIPITISFISGGIAGAVSRTVVSPFERVKILKQVEIKNDGMSNSANISTLIKRMYQNEGIKGLFRGNGMNCIRVFPYMAVQYLTFETFKNYILNYENARNTKDGSTVISQLTNVQRLVDGALSGGLSCLVTYPLDLVKTRLSIQTTLNNKNEINKLKHPGMVELLTNTYKNEGGIRGLYKGLFPTLLGIVPYVALNFQIYEDLKELYLNHYHINEPSSFIKLTMGAVSGGIAQCIIYPFDLLRRRFQVISMNNGSLGIHYTGVVDALLQIGKKEGFKGYYKGLTANLFKVVPSTAVQWLTYELCVEYFFLKQDALRAF; encoded by the coding sequence atgtcaAACCAGAAACATGAGGATATCCCTATAACAATATCATTTATATCTGGAGGTATAGCAGGTGCAGTATCAAGAACAGTAGTCTCGCCGTTTGAAAGggttaaaattttaaaacaagtggaaattaaaaatgatggAATGAGCAACAGTGCAAATATTTCCACGTTGATTAAAAGAATGTATCAAAATGAAGGTATAAAGGGCTTGTTTAGAGGTAATGGCATGAATTGTATTAGAGTTTTCCCATATATGGCTGTACAATATTTAACCTttgaaacttttaaaaattatatattaaattatgaAAATGCTCGTAACACTAAAGACGGATCGACAGTAATATCACAATTGACTAACGTGCAAAGGTTGGTCGATGGTGCCTTGAGTGGTGGCTTAAGTTGTTTGGTAACTTATCCTTTAGATTTGGTTAAAACAAGATTAAGCATACAAACCACATTAAACAATAAGAATGAGATTAATAAGTTGAAACATCCCGGTATGGTGGAGCTATTAACGAACACCTATAAAAATGAAGGTGGTATAAGAGGCTTGTATAAAGGGTTATTTCCAACTTTATTGGGCATTGTTCCGTATGTGGCATTAAATTTCCAAATATACGAggatttaaaagaattatatTTGAACCATTATCACATTAACGAACCTTCcagttttataaaattgacCATGGGTGCTGTAAGTGGAGGTATAGCTCAATGCATTATATATCCATTTGACTTATTAAGGAGAAGATTCCAAGTAATTTCCATGAATAACGGGTCATTAGGAATTCATTACACGGGTGTAGTGGATGCTTTGCTCCAAATAGGCAAAAAGGAAGGCTTTAAGGGTTACTACAAGGGATTAACAGCCAACTTATTCAAAGTTGTTCCATCGACAGCTGTGCAATGGCTAACTTATGAATTGTGtgttgaatattttttcttaaagCAGGATGCCTTACGTGCTTTCTAA
- a CDS encoding uncharacterized protein (similar to Saccharomyces cerevisiae YLR307C-A | putative protein of unknown function), with product MQFNTSIKLIRSLNTSSKCMITSTPKKAATTIDTSTASAATSNASNNASKRQSKNIETNSKDKIKRYTTSGITKVSSDNEHVNVVGDHLRV from the coding sequence ATGCAATTCAATACTTCTATTAAATTAATCAGATCGTTGAACACTTCTTCCAAATGCATGATTACATCTACCCCAAAGAAAGCTGCTACTACCATTGATACCTCAACTGCTAGTGCTGCCACTAGCAATGCTAGTAATAATGCTAGTAAACGTCAATCTAAAAACATTGAAACCAACTCTAaggataaaattaaaaggtaCACCACCAGTGGCATCACCAAAGTTTCTTCCGATAATGAACACGTTAATGTTGTTGGTGACCATTTAAGAGTCTAA
- the DPC29 gene encoding post-initiation translation factor DPC29 (similar to Saccharomyces cerevisiae YGR021W | putative protein of unknown function), giving the protein MLLRSTATTTRRITSNVFKSTLLNTECITSSNTNTTTPFIKSFTVLTNPTLSGHNKWSSIKHDKAKNDAERNKLFSKFANKIALAVKLGGGNADPKLNVRLASAIEQACKANVTKRVIDNAIKKGSGANGGNNGELCIYEGIGPSGIAFVIECLTDNKNRTVGLVRAAFNKIGGSMTPTLYFFDRMGYISISPLKDNDNYDVVFDDLLTNIEGVEDLQEIEPDEQEQSESLQNDEEAEYSDKIFEISCDPSITNTLAQEIKEKLKYKIKDISIGFQPKSDMLVEIGEKDEARIKLEKFYSTLDEIDDVTEIYTNVKED; this is encoded by the coding sequence ATGTTACTCAGATCCACCGCCACCACCACAAGAAGAATTACTTCTAATGTATTTAAATCCACATTGCTTAATACCGAATGTATAACTTCAAgcaatactaatactaccACTCCCTTTATTAAATCATTTACCGTTTTAACAAACCCCACATTGTCAGGACATAACAAATGGTCTTCAATTAAGCATGATAAAGCTAAAAACGATGCTGAAAGAAATAAGCTGTTTAGTAAATTTGCTAACAAAATAGCCTTAGCAGTTAAGTTGGGTGGTGGGAATGCCGAtccaaaattaaatgttCGATTAGCTTCTGCAATAGAGCAAGCTTGCAAGGCTAATGTCACCAAAAGAGTTATTGACAATGCCATTAAAAAAGGTTCTGGTGCAAATGGTGGGAATAATGGTGAATTATGTATATATGAAGGTATTGGTCCAAGTGGCATAGCTTTTGTTATCGAGTGTTTAACcgataacaaaaatagaaCAGTAGGCCTTGTGAGGGCTGCTTTCAATAAAATAGGTGGTAGTATGACACCCAcactatatttttttgacagAATGGGGTACATTAGCATAAGTCCATTAAAAGATAATGATAACTATgatgttgtttttgatgATCTGTTAACTAATATAGAAGGGGTTGAAGATTTACAAGAAATAGAGCCAGATGAACAAGAACAGTCTGAATCGCTTCAAAATGATGAGGAGGCGGAATATAGTGACAAGATCTTTGAAATTAGTTGTGATCCTTCCATAACTAATACTTTAGCACAAGAAATTAAGGAAAAGTTGAAATACAAAATTAAGGACATTAGTATCGGTTTCCAACCCAAATCAGATATGTTGGTAGAAATTGGTGAGAAAGATGAGGCTCGCATCAAACTGGAAAAGTTTTACAGCACATTGGATGAAATCGATGATGTTACTGAAATTTACACAAACGTCAAAGAAGATTGA
- the CHS5 gene encoding Chs5p (similar to Saccharomyces cerevisiae YLR330W | CHS5 | CHitin Synthase-related) has protein sequence MTTTTATDISSTNTQSNQKGEGIVSLTVGKVDASIALLTTDDHLIIEFPTILLPEDIKTGSIVQFNVSHNYESESNVFTKFLNLQNDIFQKYGQLEPSPPHLSKLNVTQTSCILKWDNLNLGSVDLKSLILYKSTIKPENANSGSSIPDNAQSSTGAATHTKMERITMIPNPIKTNSFKISGLSVDTSYEFQLKMSTTSGTYYSNRLAIKTHKMTDMSGITCCLGKLDTTLQITENDIKSCLDSIGAKPLQNKVTIDTTHYITNEVDEVDNDQDEELEKAKRNNIPIVKPEWVRACQVEKRIIGVRGFYYQNPVGGADDMTGNYKFDKSLTEAYLSKISAEEKTETGKDQEAVTEVQKENKMEEEEENNIEKEDKASSGNSEQEGGLEDKDFKTEDLNEELTTDNEQSKEQKEDVLKNDKKIKAVDLNDQQEDEDEEGKYENIIEQAGKEEKSMEEPMVEEGKEGEPVEETKDEGPVGGNNEESVGGNNEEPIEENKGEEEELMGENKENPVEGNREEPVKEEPVKKNQWKKNQWKKNQWKRNQWKKNQWKKNQWKKNQWKKNQWKKNQWKKNQWKKNS, from the coding sequence ATGACTACAACAACAGCCACTGATATTAGTTCAACAAATACCCAAAGTAATCAAAAGGGGGAAGGTATTGTTTCCTTAACTGTTGGTAAAGTGGACGCTTCAATCGCATTATTAACAACAGATGATCATTTAATTATCGAGTTTCCTACTATTTTGTTACCAGAAGATATTAAAACAGGTTCAATCGTTCAATTTAACGTTTCTCACAACTATGAGTCTGAATCTAATGTTTTcaccaaatttttaaatttacaaaatgaTATCTTCCAGAAATACGGACAATTGGAACCATCACCACCTCACTTATCCAAGCTTAATGTTACACAAACAAGTTGTATTTTGAAATGGGATAATTTGAATTTGGGTTCCGTGGATTTGAAGTCATTGATTTTGTATAAATCAACAATCAAACCAGAAAATGCCAATTCTGGTTCTTCTATTCCTGATAACGCCCAGTCTAGCACAGGAGCTGCTACTCACACCAAGATGGAGAGAATTACTATGATCCCTAATCCTATTAAAACcaatagttttaaaatatctggTTTAAGTGTAGATACCAGCTACGAGTTTCAATTGAAAATGTCAACTACATCGGGGACTTATTACTCTAATAGGTTAGCTATTAAAACACACAAAATGACCGACATGAGTGGTATTACTTGTTGTTTAGGTAAATTAGATACTACTTTACAAATCACTGAAAACGATATTAAAAGTTGTTTAGACAGCATTGGTGCTAAACCATTGCAAAATAAAGTTACTATTGACACTACCCACTATATTACTAATGAAGTTGATGAAGTTGATAACGATCAAGATGAAGAGTTAGAAAAGGCCAAGAGGAACAATATTCCTATTGTCAAGCCAGAATGGGTTAGAGCTTGTCAAGTCGAAAAGAGAATTATTGGAGTCAGAGGATTCTATTATCAAAATCCTGTTGGTGGTGCCGATGATATGACCGGAAACTATAAATTTGATAAGAGTTTAACCGAGGCATATTTGAGTAAAATTAGTGCTGAAGAAAAAACTGAGACTGGAAAGGACCAAGAAGCGGTAACTGAAGTTCAAAAAGAGAATAAaatggaagaagaagaagaaaataatattgaaaaggAAGACAAAGCTAGTTCTGGAAACTCGGAACAGGAGGGAGGTTTGGAAGATAAAGACTTTAAAACAGAAGACTTAAATGAAGAACTAACTACAGACAATGAGCAATCAAAAGAGCAAAAGGAGgatgtattaaaaaatgataaaaaaattaaagctGTGGATTTAAATGATCAACAAGAAGATGAGGATGAAGAAGGcaaatatgaaaatataattgaaCAAGCTggtaaagaagaaaagtcAATGGAAGAACCTATGGTGGAAGAAGGTAAAGAAGGAGAACCGGTTGAGGAAACTAAAGATGAAGGACCAGTGGGGGGGAATAATGAAGAGTCGGTGGGGGGAAATAACGAAGAAccaattgaagaaaataaaggagaagaagaggaactGATGGGAGAGAATAAAGAAAACCCAGTAGAGGGAAATAGAGAAGAACCAGTGAAAGAAGAACCAGTGAAGAAGAACCAGTGGAAGAAGAACCAGTGGAAGAAGAACCAGTGGAAGAGGAACCAGTGGAAGAAGAACCAGTGGAAGAAGAACCAGTGGAAGAAGAACCAGTGGAAAAAGAACCAGTGGAAGAAGAACCAATGGAAGAAGAACCAATGGAAGAAGAACTCGTAG
- a CDS encoding uncharacterized protein (similar to Saccharomyces cerevisiae YGR109W-A | retrotransposon gene): MSNNTDGVRLNPFAGSRDVHTLLQFLDAVEIRFVTRRISSNQEKICFLAENLDGDAASWFRNAYRRADLTDVPYETVVAKLKEHFFVAIDPYQMYLDLNKMRQTKSVIEYSDKFEKTGLLLPTDFVSEKALIVTFVAGLKKDICRELRILDPQTLREAKKMALEIELLGSNIYNTDGTSILISKKNNFNALRFKYSDRNSNLGHWPCNKPGSANDYWKARSSLKALYRE; encoded by the coding sequence ATGAGTAACAATACTGATGGTGTTAGGTTAAACCCTTTCGCAGGAAGCCGTGATGTTCACACATTACTCCAATTCTTAGATGCTGTTGAAATTCGTTTTGTAACTAGGCGTATTTCTTCAAATCAGGagaaaatttgttttttagcTGAAAACTTGGATGGTGATGCTGCCTCGTGGTTTAGAAACGCATACCGAAGAGCAGACTTAACAGACGTACCCTACGAAACTGTTGTTGCTAAGTTGAAAgaacatttttttgtcgCTATTGACCCTTACCAAATGTACcttgatttaaataaaatgagACAGACCAAGAGTGTTATAGAATACAGTGACAAGTTCGAGAAAACCGGATTGTTATTGCCTACCGACTTTGTCTCAGAAAAAGCCCTAATTGTAACTTTCGTCGCTGGGTTAAAAAAGGACATTTGCAGAGAATTGAGAATTCTTGACCCGCAAACATTGAGAGAAGCAAAAAAGATGGCTTTGGAAATTGAGTTATTAGGATCGAATATATACAATACAGATGGGACTAGcatattaatatcaaagaAGAACAATTTTAATGCTTTACGTTTCAAATATTCAGATCGTAACAGCAATTTGGGACATTGGCCTTGCAATAAACCAGGCTCTGCAAACGATTATTGGAAAGCCCGTTCAAGTCTGAAAGCCCTATATAGAGaatag